The following proteins come from a genomic window of Hymenobacter sp. DG25B:
- a CDS encoding alpha-amylase family glycosyl hydrolase — translation MFKLNLVIKKRLALLLAVGIMAACKADVPATPAPVNNPTTTTPPQYGTPFAGVPDRQDAVIYQVNMRAFSQSGNFAGVTARLDSIKALGANVVYLMPIYPIGQVKGVNSPYAVKDYQAVNSEFGTLDDLRTLVDAAHARGLSVMLDWVANHTSWDNAWISAHPDWYLQNTNGTILSPPNTNYTDVAQLSFNSAPMRLEMISAMKSWVYTANVDGFRFDYADAPPAEFWKQAVDTLRHIKTHKLLLLAEGTRSSHFTSGFDYIFGFNFYGGLWDVYRRDAPATTFDALNTKEYLGATGTQQVVRYTTNHDVNGSDGTPVTLFGGDAGAMSAFVIASCYKGVPMIYNGQESGMRTAIPFPFTSVKVSWDVHPEVTQAYKQLLRARAGSAALRHGTPTSYSTADVCAFTKTEGTEQAFVLVNVRNEPVEYTVPAALANSTWTNALLNKTETLGSKVVLPAYGYMVLKK, via the coding sequence ATGTTCAAATTGAATCTCGTGATTAAAAAAAGGCTGGCGCTCCTGCTGGCAGTTGGTATAATGGCGGCTTGCAAAGCCGATGTGCCCGCTACGCCTGCCCCGGTTAACAATCCAACCACTACTACGCCACCTCAGTATGGCACACCATTCGCCGGCGTACCCGACCGGCAGGACGCCGTTATTTACCAGGTGAATATGCGCGCCTTTAGCCAAAGCGGCAATTTTGCGGGCGTTACGGCCCGGCTTGATTCCATTAAAGCGCTGGGGGCAAATGTAGTATACCTCATGCCTATATATCCGATTGGTCAGGTAAAAGGCGTGAACTCGCCTTATGCCGTGAAAGATTACCAGGCCGTAAACAGTGAGTTTGGCACCCTGGACGACCTGCGTACGTTAGTTGATGCCGCCCATGCCCGTGGTCTGAGCGTGATGCTGGACTGGGTTGCCAACCACACCAGCTGGGATAATGCCTGGATATCGGCGCACCCCGACTGGTATCTGCAGAACACCAACGGCACCATCCTCAGCCCGCCCAACACCAACTATACCGATGTGGCCCAGCTCAGCTTCAACAGTGCACCTATGCGCCTGGAGATGATTTCGGCTATGAAATCCTGGGTATATACCGCCAACGTGGATGGCTTCCGGTTTGATTACGCCGATGCGCCGCCCGCCGAATTCTGGAAGCAGGCCGTGGATACACTGCGCCACATTAAAACCCACAAACTCCTCCTGCTTGCTGAGGGAACCCGCAGCTCCCACTTCACCAGCGGCTTTGACTACATTTTTGGGTTCAATTTTTATGGCGGCCTGTGGGATGTGTACCGCCGCGATGCACCCGCTACTACGTTTGATGCCCTGAATACGAAAGAATACCTGGGCGCGACGGGTACGCAGCAAGTAGTGCGCTATACCACCAACCACGACGTAAATGGCTCCGATGGCACGCCCGTTACCTTATTTGGAGGAGATGCCGGGGCAATGTCCGCCTTTGTAATTGCCTCCTGTTATAAAGGCGTGCCCATGATTTACAACGGGCAGGAATCGGGGATGCGTACAGCCATTCCCTTTCCCTTCACCTCGGTAAAGGTTAGCTGGGATGTTCATCCGGAAGTGACGCAGGCGTACAAGCAGCTGCTCCGAGCCCGCGCCGGCAGTGCGGCCCTTCGGCACGGCACTCCCACCTCGTACAGCACCGCTGATGTTTGCGCTTTCACCAAAACGGAAGGTACTGAGCAGGCCTTTGTACTGGTAAATGTGCGCAATGAGCCTGTGGAATATACCGTTCCGGCTGCCCTGGCCAATTCCACCTGGACGAATGCTCTGCTGAATAAAACCGAAACCCTCGGCAGCAAAGTTGTCCTGCCAGCTTACGGCTATATGGTGCTTAAGAAGTAG
- a CDS encoding membrane protein encodes MKKIPEVTLLFWVMKICATTLGETAGDQLAQTMQVGYGTSSLILIGIFLFTLVVQLSVNRYIPALYWAVILATSTAGTTLSDYMDRTLELGYATGSALLIAILLVILGLWRQSEKSLSVNQITSRRGELFYWAAILISNTLGTALGDFLADDSGLGFGGGALLIGSLLALVVVAHYYTRISGVLLFWIAFVLTRPFGATFGDLLTKSPEKDGLGFGTQGSSLILFGMLVLLVLYASFTQTPAAQVQTRGGEDQPG; translated from the coding sequence ATGAAGAAAATCCCCGAAGTGACCCTGTTATTCTGGGTGATGAAGATATGCGCCACCACCTTGGGCGAAACCGCCGGCGACCAGCTGGCCCAAACTATGCAGGTGGGCTACGGAACCAGCTCCCTGATCCTGATTGGTATTTTCCTGTTCACCCTGGTCGTACAGCTCTCGGTCAACCGCTACATCCCGGCCTTGTACTGGGCCGTAATTCTGGCTACCAGCACGGCCGGCACCACCCTGTCTGACTACATGGACCGCACCCTGGAGCTGGGCTACGCCACGGGCTCGGCGTTGCTGATTGCCATTCTACTGGTGATTCTGGGGCTGTGGCGCCAGAGCGAAAAGTCGTTGTCCGTCAATCAGATTACTTCCCGGCGGGGCGAGCTGTTTTACTGGGCGGCCATCCTGATTTCCAATACCCTGGGCACAGCGCTGGGCGACTTCCTGGCCGATGACTCCGGCCTGGGCTTTGGTGGAGGTGCGCTGCTGATTGGCTCGCTGCTGGCCCTGGTGGTGGTAGCCCATTACTACACCCGCATTTCCGGGGTGCTGCTGTTCTGGATAGCCTTTGTGCTGACCCGCCCTTTTGGGGCCACCTTCGGCGACCTGCTCACCAAATCCCCGGAAAAGGATGGCCTGGGCTTCGGGACCCAGGGCTCCTCCCTCATTCTCTTTGGAATGCTGGTGCTGCTGGTTCTCTACGCCTCCTTTACCCAGACCCCCGCCGCACAGGTACAAACCCGAGGCGGGGAAGACCAGCCGGGGTAA
- a CDS encoding DUF1624 domain-containing protein, which produces MALPPYSSLAPAPLADTWASHPGRYTRESTPPELPRVQAIDVVRGVVMVIMALDHIREFWSPMTMRAEDVAHASAALFFTRWVTHFCAPTFVFLSGVSIWLSARKYLFRAQTSRFLLSRGLWLVAVEVVVISLVLQWQYNLILLEVIWAIGGSMVLLAALIWLPRGVLALLALVILAGHDALPVIQPVTAGNAGWALLHNPPFVLPIAGLPPLLVAYSVGPWLGVMLAGYVLGPWFVLPLPERNRRLRWAGLLALGLFTALRATNWYGDPMPWSAQPRGLGYSIMSFLNVTKYPPSLLFLCLTLGGALLLLSVTEQAAGRPARWARTFGQVPFFYFVAHLMLISGAAWLWTRVAFGQAINFSFASVEEWPAAYLPSLLRAYMVWALVVLALYWPCRWYGIYKRRHRHWWLSYL; this is translated from the coding sequence ATGGCCCTGCCACCGTACAGTTCTTTAGCCCCCGCCCCTCTGGCTGATACATGGGCCTCACACCCGGGTAGATATACCCGGGAAAGCACACCCCCGGAGCTGCCGCGGGTGCAGGCCATTGATGTGGTGCGCGGGGTAGTAATGGTCATCATGGCTCTCGACCACATTCGCGAGTTCTGGTCGCCCATGACGATGCGGGCGGAGGACGTGGCGCACGCGTCGGCGGCACTGTTTTTCACGCGCTGGGTCACGCACTTCTGCGCGCCCACTTTCGTATTTCTCTCGGGCGTGAGCATCTGGCTTTCGGCGCGGAAATACCTTTTCCGGGCCCAGACAAGCCGCTTTCTGCTCTCACGGGGCCTGTGGCTGGTGGCGGTAGAAGTGGTGGTTATCAGTCTTGTGCTGCAGTGGCAGTACAATCTGATTCTGCTGGAGGTCATCTGGGCCATCGGCGGCAGCATGGTGCTGCTGGCCGCTCTCATCTGGTTGCCGCGCGGCGTACTCGCCTTACTGGCCCTGGTTATCTTGGCCGGGCACGATGCCCTGCCGGTTATCCAGCCCGTGACGGCGGGCAATGCGGGCTGGGCGCTGCTGCACAACCCACCCTTTGTACTACCCATTGCGGGGTTGCCGCCGCTGCTGGTGGCCTATTCCGTGGGACCATGGCTGGGCGTGATGCTGGCCGGCTACGTGCTGGGGCCCTGGTTTGTGCTGCCGCTGCCGGAGCGAAACCGCCGCCTGCGGTGGGCCGGCCTGTTAGCACTGGGGCTGTTTACGGCCTTACGGGCCACCAACTGGTACGGCGACCCCATGCCCTGGAGCGCGCAGCCGCGGGGCCTTGGCTACAGCATTATGTCCTTTCTGAACGTAACCAAGTACCCGCCTTCCCTGCTGTTTCTGTGCCTTACTTTGGGCGGGGCGCTGCTGTTGCTGAGCGTAACGGAGCAGGCAGCGGGCCGGCCGGCCCGCTGGGCGCGTACCTTCGGGCAAGTGCCGTTTTTCTACTTCGTTGCGCACCTGATGCTCATCAGCGGCGCGGCCTGGCTCTGGACCCGGGTAGCCTTTGGGCAGGCCATAAACTTCTCCTTTGCCTCGGTGGAGGAATGGCCCGCCGCCTACCTTCCCAGCCTGCTGCGGGCCTACATGGTGTGGGCGCTGGTGGTGCTGGCGCTGTATTGGCCCTGCCGCTGGTACGGGATTTATAAACGGCGCCATAGGCACTGGTGGCTGTCATACCTATAA
- a CDS encoding cupin domain-containing protein has translation MQTSQLKGFHTNIERATRANRNFRQVLYTGRHMQLVLMSLKPGEEIGSEVHQGHDQFFRFEGGTGKCIINGHSYPVTDGDVIVAPAGSTHNVINTDATKALQLYTIYAPPQHQDGIVRATKQEAEGNEAPFNGKTSE, from the coding sequence GTGCAAACCAGCCAGCTAAAGGGTTTCCACACTAACATTGAGCGGGCCACGCGGGCCAACCGCAACTTCCGGCAGGTGCTGTACACCGGCCGCCATATGCAGCTGGTGCTCATGAGCCTGAAGCCCGGGGAGGAAATCGGCAGCGAAGTGCACCAGGGGCACGACCAGTTCTTCCGCTTCGAAGGGGGCACGGGTAAGTGCATCATCAATGGCCACAGCTACCCCGTAACCGATGGGGACGTCATAGTAGCGCCAGCCGGCTCAACGCACAACGTCATTAACACCGACGCGACCAAAGCCCTGCAGCTCTACACCATTTATGCCCCGCCCCAGCACCAGGATGGAATAGTGCGCGCTACTAAGCAGGAAGCTGAAGGAAACGAAGCGCCCTTTAACGGCAAAACCTCGGAGTAG
- a CDS encoding sensor histidine kinase, which translates to MNLLQTVFQAAGIPVRPRLFWAVAALFWSGFALLGYLQTSAYWSLQTGHGLTRTETLDMVLRSGLWLLSTPLILYLAHRAPLTSPRQPGRLARHLLLHLGAMFLLNLLIAGLVYGLLYQVLGLRTGRAWSPDGVWASMLLRLSNSLAMYLLLVLVYSVVAYAYRNQALHHQNARYQLANEQLKAQLAGAQLQALKMQLNPHFLFNTHHAIVGLILAQENDRAMAMVTSLSDLLRAVLANGDAQLIPLREELQFISKYLHIQQIRFQDRLRVELEIAAEVRGCLFPQFLLQPLVENAMVHGVEQLAGDALVRIVARREGADLVVEVHDNGPGAATPARPRRHGTTEGIGLSNTRARLEKLYHGVARLEFYQPAPAVPWCGCACPSPRLRRRFRNLLTLPLPLYELPRPDCGRRTDFPPHHPHFSSGRTRY; encoded by the coding sequence ATGAACTTGTTGCAAACCGTGTTTCAGGCCGCCGGCATACCGGTGCGCCCCCGCCTTTTCTGGGCAGTGGCTGCCTTGTTCTGGAGCGGCTTTGCCCTGTTGGGCTATCTGCAGACCTCGGCCTACTGGTCCTTGCAGACCGGCCACGGCCTCACGCGCACCGAAACTCTGGACATGGTGCTGCGCAGTGGGCTCTGGCTGCTCAGCACGCCCCTTATCCTGTATCTGGCGCACCGCGCACCACTCACTTCGCCGCGGCAGCCGGGCCGGCTGGCCCGCCACCTGTTGCTGCACCTGGGAGCCATGTTTCTGCTCAACCTGCTCATTGCGGGGCTGGTGTACGGCCTGCTTTACCAGGTACTTGGGCTGCGCACAGGCCGCGCCTGGAGCCCCGACGGGGTTTGGGCCAGTATGCTGCTGCGGCTGAGCAACTCGCTGGCCATGTACCTGCTGCTGGTGCTGGTGTACAGCGTGGTGGCCTACGCCTACCGCAACCAGGCCCTGCACCACCAGAATGCCCGCTACCAGCTAGCCAACGAGCAGCTCAAGGCCCAGCTGGCCGGCGCCCAGCTGCAGGCTCTGAAGATGCAGCTCAACCCGCACTTTCTCTTCAACACCCACCACGCCATTGTGGGCCTGATTCTGGCGCAGGAAAACGACCGGGCTATGGCCATGGTCACCTCCCTGAGCGACCTGCTCCGGGCCGTACTGGCCAATGGCGATGCGCAGCTTATCCCTCTGCGGGAGGAGTTGCAGTTTATCAGCAAATACCTACACATCCAGCAGATTCGCTTTCAGGACCGCCTGCGCGTTGAGCTGGAAATTGCCGCCGAGGTGCGTGGGTGCCTGTTTCCGCAGTTTCTGCTGCAGCCGCTGGTGGAAAATGCCATGGTGCACGGCGTTGAGCAGCTGGCCGGCGACGCCTTGGTGCGTATCGTGGCCCGCCGTGAGGGAGCAGACCTGGTGGTGGAAGTGCACGACAACGGTCCGGGCGCCGCCACCCCAGCCCGCCCCCGGCGCCATGGGACAACCGAAGGTATTGGGCTGAGCAACACCCGCGCCCGGCTGGAAAAGCTGTACCACGGCGTCGCTCGCCTCGAATTCTACCAGCCCGCCCCGGCGGTACCTTGGTGCGGCTGCGCGTGCCCTTCGCCGAGGCTCCGGCGCCGGTTCCGGAATTTACTTACGCTGCCCCTGCCTCTGTATGAGCTACCGCGCCCTGATTGTGGACGACGAACAGATTTCCCGCCGCATCATCCACACTTTTCTTCGGGACGAACCCGCTATTGA
- a CDS encoding alpha/beta hydrolase translates to MHLLFLFLFLLRLALSPVARAQEQPSPLTIGQTFTITSAALGETRRINVYLPPIYADSAAIRLPVLYMPDGGLGEDFLHVAGLVQVLTGNNTMRPFILVGIENTQRRRDLTGPTTDPEDRKIAPKVGGSAAYRTFLRTELMPLIRQRYRTTGETGIVGESLAGLFVMETLVLEPALFDTYVAFDPSVWWNKGQLVDQAAQRLSSYSDPAKTLYVAFSRDGYKAPEALRLAGVLQKVPQSRLTWYYQPMPEETHATIYHPAALRAFRLVFKPRPQPTGQ, encoded by the coding sequence ATCCATCTGCTTTTTCTCTTCCTGTTTTTGCTCCGGCTTGCTTTAAGCCCCGTGGCACGGGCCCAGGAGCAGCCTTCCCCGCTGACCATCGGTCAAACCTTCACGATTACCTCCGCGGCGCTCGGCGAAACCCGCCGCATCAACGTGTATCTGCCGCCCATTTACGCTGACTCGGCAGCAATCCGGCTGCCGGTGCTGTATATGCCCGACGGCGGCCTGGGCGAAGATTTTCTGCATGTAGCGGGCCTGGTGCAGGTGCTCACCGGCAATAATACCATGCGCCCCTTTATCCTGGTGGGCATCGAAAACACCCAGCGCCGGCGCGACCTTACCGGCCCCACCACCGACCCCGAGGACCGCAAAATTGCGCCCAAAGTTGGCGGCTCAGCGGCTTACCGCACCTTTCTGCGCACGGAGCTTATGCCACTGATCCGGCAGCGCTACCGCACCACCGGCGAAACGGGCATTGTGGGGGAGTCGCTGGCCGGCTTATTTGTAATGGAAACGCTGGTGCTGGAGCCGGCTTTGTTTGATACTTACGTGGCATTTGACCCCAGCGTGTGGTGGAACAAGGGCCAGCTGGTAGACCAGGCGGCTCAGCGGCTGAGCTCCTATAGCGACCCGGCCAAAACGCTGTACGTGGCATTCAGCCGGGACGGTTATAAAGCACCCGAGGCACTTCGCCTCGCCGGCGTGCTACAAAAAGTTCCGCAGAGCCGCCTCACCTGGTATTATCAACCCATGCCGGAGGAAACGCACGCTACTATTTACCATCCGGCGGCGCTCCGGGCATTTCGCCTGGTTTTCAAGCCCCGGCCGCAGCCCACCGGTCAATAA
- a CDS encoding phosphatase PAP2 family protein: MKRFLILHCWSLRVAGVLVVVLGGSQQLFGQQPLALSQHPLAISSPDSLTTGAAQRGPAWVQGSEKRPLLVSSLLISAGALTMAKMHLVETDEELHEEIREHMARPTTTLDNQLRYLPGVVTVGLGLAGVKGRHTPVDQVLLGALTYTINDAVTSHLKKLTHVLRPDGSNFHSFPSQHTSTAFAAATFLQKEYGGRSVWYSVGGYSVAAATGSLRMVKDAHWLSDVLAGAGIGILSTEAAYWLYPRLQRPVRKLVGHQAMVLPSYQWGAAGLTAVVVL, from the coding sequence ATGAAACGCTTCCTGATTTTGCACTGCTGGAGTCTGCGGGTAGCCGGGGTCCTGGTAGTGGTGCTGGGCGGTAGCCAGCAGCTTTTTGGGCAGCAGCCGTTGGCGCTTTCCCAACATCCCTTGGCCATATCTTCACCAGATTCTCTGACAACCGGTGCTGCCCAGCGCGGCCCTGCCTGGGTACAAGGCAGTGAGAAACGCCCCTTATTGGTTTCCTCTTTGCTGATCAGTGCCGGCGCCCTGACCATGGCCAAAATGCACCTGGTGGAAACGGATGAGGAGTTGCACGAGGAAATCCGGGAACATATGGCCCGGCCCACCACCACCCTGGACAATCAGCTGCGCTATCTGCCGGGCGTGGTTACGGTGGGCCTGGGACTGGCTGGGGTGAAAGGCCGCCATACGCCCGTCGATCAGGTCCTGCTGGGCGCCTTGACATATACCATCAACGATGCGGTGACGAGTCACCTGAAAAAGCTCACCCACGTGCTGCGGCCCGATGGCTCCAACTTTCACTCCTTTCCCAGCCAGCACACCAGCACGGCGTTTGCCGCCGCCACCTTTCTGCAGAAAGAGTACGGCGGACGTAGCGTATGGTACAGCGTGGGCGGCTATTCCGTGGCCGCCGCTACCGGCAGCCTACGCATGGTGAAAGATGCCCACTGGCTTTCTGATGTGCTGGCCGGAGCCGGCATTGGTATCCTCTCCACCGAAGCGGCTTACTGGCTCTATCCCCGCCTGCAGCGCCCTGTGCGCAAATTGGTGGGCCACCAGGCCATGGTACTGCCCAGCTACCAATGGGGGGCTGCCGGCCTCACGGCCGTGGTGGTACTGTAG
- a CDS encoding dihydrofolate reductase family protein, translated as MRKIRIMAHISLDGVIQHEDGEGFAHGNWTAPYRTPAGLAAVVEAQGSPFDLLLGRRTYDTWAGFWPQAGNSPMANALNAATKYVATHHPDSLTWGPVQDLGADIMEGIRGLKAPDGPDLIVWGSSTLTSLLLEQGLVEEVVLLVYPVLLGRGKRFFSERADPRELVFVSTQLLSTGVLINTYRPVGALRT; from the coding sequence ATGAGGAAGATCCGAATAATGGCGCACATCTCGCTGGACGGCGTGATTCAGCACGAAGATGGTGAAGGCTTCGCGCATGGCAACTGGACGGCACCGTATCGGACGCCGGCAGGATTAGCGGCCGTGGTCGAGGCCCAGGGCAGCCCCTTCGATCTGCTGCTGGGCCGCCGTACCTACGATACCTGGGCCGGCTTCTGGCCCCAGGCCGGGAATAGTCCGATGGCAAACGCGCTGAACGCGGCGACGAAATACGTGGCGACCCACCACCCGGACAGCCTCACTTGGGGCCCGGTCCAGGACTTAGGCGCGGACATTATGGAGGGTATTCGCGGCCTCAAGGCCCCAGACGGTCCGGACCTGATTGTCTGGGGCAGTTCCACGCTGACCTCCCTGTTGCTCGAACAAGGGTTGGTTGAGGAGGTGGTACTACTGGTCTACCCGGTATTGCTGGGCCGGGGCAAGCGCTTCTTTTCGGAACGGGCTGACCCGCGCGAACTGGTTTTCGTGAGCACGCAGTTGTTGTCCACGGGCGTGCTCATCAACACATACCGGCCCGTTGGAGCCCTGCGAACCTAA
- a CDS encoding metallophosphoesterase — protein MGREWVWCVWLAIGFCLNSLQGTAQRVAAIGDYGQAGIPEQDVAALVLSWKPDFIITMGDNNYEYGEAATIDRNIGQYYHSYIYPYSGSFGAASSTKANAFFPSLGNHDFLTSSGQPYLSYFSLPGNERYYDYVRGNVHFFVLNSNSEEPDGISNTSKQAQWLQAGLANSSKPWKIVYFHHAPYSSGVYGNITVMQWPFKAWGASLVLAGHNHHYERLLVDGLTYIVNGVGGSELTRVAKPSINTQFLYAADYGALLLTASHNTLTGQFFTRSGQLMDYFSLESDPLPVSLTSFTAQRLGSGALLRWSTAMEEHNRGFGVEVAPAGQRFQSIGYIASSMESSNSATSYSFTDAAVGRAGLYFYRLRQEDASGKSTYYGPVSVQFTGAAPGLSAYPNPFKQQLTLDITSARAEVAQLTLSDGRGRLVWQQMQLVQPGINRVEICPALQPGLYQATVRLKSGLFSQRLARF, from the coding sequence ATGGGTAGGGAATGGGTGTGGTGTGTTTGGCTGGCAATAGGTTTCTGCCTGAATTCACTGCAAGGAACGGCGCAGCGGGTTGCCGCTATCGGAGATTATGGACAGGCCGGAATACCCGAGCAGGATGTAGCCGCTCTGGTGCTAAGCTGGAAACCTGACTTCATCATTACGATGGGCGACAATAACTACGAATACGGTGAGGCGGCTACCATTGACCGGAATATCGGGCAATACTATCATAGCTACATCTACCCTTATTCGGGCTCTTTTGGCGCAGCCTCTTCTACCAAAGCCAACGCATTTTTTCCCAGCCTGGGTAATCATGATTTTTTAACCAGCAGCGGGCAGCCTTACCTTAGTTATTTTAGTCTGCCCGGCAATGAGCGGTATTATGACTATGTGCGGGGCAACGTGCATTTCTTCGTGCTGAATAGCAACTCCGAGGAGCCGGATGGCATCAGCAATACTTCTAAGCAGGCGCAGTGGCTGCAGGCAGGCCTGGCAAATTCCAGTAAGCCCTGGAAAATTGTGTATTTCCATCATGCGCCTTACTCATCCGGGGTGTACGGCAATATTACCGTGATGCAGTGGCCGTTTAAAGCGTGGGGAGCTTCGCTGGTCCTGGCGGGGCACAACCACCATTATGAGCGCCTGCTGGTAGATGGGCTGACCTACATTGTGAATGGGGTGGGTGGTAGCGAGCTTACCCGCGTGGCAAAACCCAGTATAAATACGCAGTTCTTATACGCCGCCGACTATGGCGCCCTGTTACTTACCGCCTCGCATAATACCCTCACGGGGCAGTTTTTTACCCGCTCTGGGCAGCTGATGGACTATTTTTCTTTGGAGAGCGACCCGCTACCGGTTTCCCTTACGTCGTTTACGGCGCAGCGGCTGGGCAGTGGCGCCTTGTTGCGTTGGTCTACGGCCATGGAGGAGCATAACCGTGGTTTTGGCGTGGAAGTAGCACCCGCGGGCCAGCGCTTCCAGAGCATTGGGTATATAGCCAGTTCCATGGAAAGCAGTAATAGCGCTACCAGCTACTCGTTTACTGATGCAGCGGTGGGCAGGGCGGGCCTTTACTTCTACCGGCTGCGCCAGGAAGATGCATCCGGTAAGTCCACGTATTATGGGCCCGTATCAGTGCAGTTTACTGGTGCCGCACCGGGGCTAAGCGCTTACCCAAACCCCTTTAAGCAGCAGCTCACGCTGGATATTACCAGTGCCCGAGCCGAGGTAGCCCAGCTGACGCTCTCGGATGGGCGTGGCAGATTGGTGTGGCAGCAGATGCAGCTGGTGCAGCCGGGCATAAACCGTGTGGAAATCTGCCCTGCGTTGCAGCCCGGCCTGTATCAGGCCACGGTGCGGCTTAAAAGCGGACTTTTTAGTCAGCGTCTGGCCAGGTTTTAA
- a CDS encoding LytR/AlgR family response regulator transcription factor has translation MSYRALIVDDEQISRRIIHTFLRDEPAIEVVGEAANGTEAVLQILQLRPDLVFLDVQMPELDGFEVLREVWPYHQPFVVFTTAFDQYALRAFEVSATDYLLKPFDRLRFQQALDRVKQHLAARISAASTQALQALLTEVDPPAPAFLQRLLVKEQRRLFFVKTADILYFEADRNYISVHTATHTHLIYQSLTQLEPQLASLDFTRINRSCIVGLNHIIELETYFNGEYLVKMANGETLKWTRNYRNNLPAFLGVRG, from the coding sequence ATGAGCTACCGCGCCCTGATTGTGGACGACGAACAGATTTCCCGCCGCATCATCCACACTTTTCTTCGGGACGAACCCGCTATTGAAGTAGTGGGCGAGGCTGCCAACGGAACCGAAGCGGTGCTGCAGATTCTGCAGCTGCGGCCCGATCTGGTGTTCTTAGACGTGCAGATGCCCGAGCTCGACGGCTTCGAAGTGCTGCGCGAAGTCTGGCCCTACCATCAGCCTTTTGTGGTCTTCACCACCGCGTTTGACCAGTACGCGCTGCGCGCCTTCGAAGTCAGCGCCACCGACTACCTGCTCAAGCCGTTTGACCGACTGCGCTTTCAGCAGGCCCTGGACCGCGTGAAACAGCACCTGGCCGCGCGCATCAGCGCCGCCTCCACCCAGGCGCTGCAGGCTTTGCTAACGGAAGTAGACCCGCCCGCGCCCGCGTTTCTGCAGCGCCTGCTGGTGAAGGAGCAGCGCCGGCTGTTCTTCGTGAAAACCGCCGATATTCTGTATTTCGAGGCGGACCGCAATTATATCAGCGTACACACAGCTACCCACACCCACCTCATTTACCAGAGCCTGACCCAGCTGGAGCCGCAGCTGGCCTCGCTGGATTTCACTCGCATCAACCGCTCCTGCATCGTGGGCCTGAACCACATCATCGAACTGGAAACCTACTTTAATGGCGAATATCTAGTGAAAATGGCCAACGGCGAAACGCTCAAATGGACCCGCAACTACCGCAACAACCTGCCTGCCTTTCTTGGCGTGCGAGGATAG
- a CDS encoding VOC family protein, producing MELKLELVPLPVSDIDRAKTFYAEQVGFVLDHDVQPRPAVRVVQLTPPGSACSIVLSQGLAGLTMAPGSLRGLHLIVADLTQARAELAGRGVPMGAVQDLGGGMLYAGFQDPDGNTWTLQQMSAR from the coding sequence ATGGAGTTAAAACTGGAGCTCGTGCCCCTACCGGTCAGCGACATCGACCGCGCCAAAACGTTTTATGCTGAACAGGTTGGTTTTGTGCTCGACCACGACGTGCAGCCCCGCCCCGCAGTGCGGGTGGTGCAACTCACCCCGCCGGGCTCCGCCTGTTCCATTGTGCTGAGCCAGGGATTAGCCGGCCTGACCATGGCGCCAGGCTCCCTGCGGGGCCTGCACCTGATAGTGGCGGATTTAACGCAAGCCCGCGCAGAGCTGGCAGGCCGGGGCGTGCCCATGGGTGCCGTTCAAGACCTGGGTGGCGGCATGCTGTACGCCGGCTTCCAGGACCCCGATGGCAATACGTGGACGCTGCAGCAAATGTCGGCCAGGTAG
- a CDS encoding phosphatase PAP2 family protein encodes MMRNSLLGFTALIWRKHHPLLLWLLLGFLAPWFVFLKVAQELWEDKGFPIDQLILDVVHAHHSAGQDAVAQTLAQVGGPLWMPGLEAIVLVGLLWAGFRRAALFILLSTGGAALLNLFVKFMLARARPDVVWAGVTLDSYSFPSGHAMAAAALGLTVAILLWPTRARWLAVVLGTAWMLLMGWSRVYLGVHFPSDVLAGWVGSIGWVVGVHMLFTRSADEAQNLWGDARIYWAGKQP; translated from the coding sequence ATGATGCGTAACTCACTGTTGGGCTTTACAGCCCTGATCTGGCGTAAGCACCATCCGCTACTGCTATGGCTGCTGCTGGGCTTTCTGGCTCCCTGGTTTGTGTTTCTGAAGGTGGCCCAGGAACTGTGGGAAGATAAAGGGTTTCCCATCGACCAACTGATCCTGGATGTTGTGCATGCCCACCATAGCGCCGGGCAGGATGCCGTGGCGCAAACCCTGGCCCAGGTAGGCGGCCCCCTCTGGATGCCCGGGTTGGAAGCCATAGTGCTGGTGGGGCTCCTGTGGGCGGGCTTCCGGCGGGCTGCCCTGTTTATCCTGCTTTCCACCGGCGGCGCGGCCCTTTTGAACCTGTTTGTGAAATTTATGCTGGCTCGTGCCCGCCCGGATGTCGTGTGGGCCGGAGTGACCCTAGATTCCTATAGCTTTCCCAGTGGGCACGCCATGGCCGCCGCTGCGCTGGGCCTGACGGTAGCTATTTTACTGTGGCCCACCCGGGCCCGCTGGCTGGCGGTGGTCCTCGGCACGGCCTGGATGCTGCTCATGGGGTGGTCGCGGGTTTATCTGGGCGTCCACTTTCCCTCGGATGTATTGGCCGGCTGGGTTGGTTCCATTGGGTGGGTAGTTGGGGTGCACATGCTGTTCACCCGCAGCGCCGATGAGGCCCAGAACTTATGGGGCGATGCCCGTATCTATTGGGCGGGAAAACAGCCATAA